A genomic segment from Spinacia oleracea cultivar Varoflay chromosome 3, BTI_SOV_V1, whole genome shotgun sequence encodes:
- the LOC110782287 gene encoding subtilisin-like protease SBT5.4 has protein sequence MKIALFFLVLCMLNASTLAEKQSYVVYMGAHSHGPDATLEDYNRVTDSHHNFLANFVGSVEEARDALFYSYTRHINGFSALLDEHQAAKIAEHQDVISVFADKAKELHTTHSWNFMSMENNAGVPSDTWKAARFGEDTIIANLDTGVWPESESFNDVGYGPIPSRWKGSCENSESSGSPVPCNRKLIGAQHFNKGYKAFGNVSQSMESARDFQGHGSHTLSTAGGNIVERATINGILVGTAKGGSPRARVASYKVCWTPLPSGGCFDSDILAAFDMAVHDGVDVISLSVGGDPVDYFSDGIAIGSFHAVQNGVVVVCSAGNSGPNPGTVSNVAPWLITVGASTMDREFPSFVELGDGSRFKGLSLSAALPNDTMYPLISAADARLANANASDALLCRPGTLDSNKVTGKILVCLRGDTARIDKGRQAKLAGAVGMILCNDKPNGNQTAADIHILPASHISYQDGVSVFKYINSTHAPMGYFTAPKPSYGVKPAPQMAIFSSVGPNPVTPEFLKPDITAPGVDVIAAYSQAVSPTEQPYDHRISYYMIDSGTSMSCPHVSGIAGLLKTVHPTWSPAAIRSAIMTTAKTRDNTNNPMEDAEFFKGTPFNYGAGHVRPNRVMDPGLVYDLTPTDYLHFLCAIGYNKTKIDAFYNGHHKCSNSNSNRNSILNLNYPSITVPNLSETVTVTRTVTNVGSAGTYFARVRQPSGVSVTVRPNLLRFGRVGEKKKFKVTLKSAGKGGNSDDYQFGELLWSDGKHYVRSPISVAHSQ, from the exons ATGAAGATTgctttgttttttcttgttctttgtaTGCTCAATGCGTCCACGCTTGCAGAAAAACag TCGTACGTGGTTTATATGGGAGCACATTCTCATGGTCCAGATGCAACGTTAGAAGATTATAATCGAGTTACTGATTCTCATCATAATTTCCTTGCTAACTTCGTAGGAAG TGTTGAAGAGGCAAGGGATGCACTATTTTACTCGTACACAAGGCATATCAATGGGTTTTCTGCCCTCCTCGATGAACATCAAGCCGCGAAAATTGCAG AACATCAAGATGTAATTTCTGTGTTTGCCGACAAGGCAAAGGAATTACACACAACACATTCATGGAATTTCATGTCGATGGAAAACAATGCTGGTGTTCCAAGTGATACATGGAAGGCAGCTAGGTTTGGGGAAGATACAATCATTGCCAATCTTGACACTG GTGTTTGGCCCGAATCTGAGAGCTTCAACGACGTAGGGTATGGGCCTATTCCATCTAGATGGAAAGGTTCTTGCGAGAACTCCGAAAGCTCCGGTTCACCCGTCCCTTGCAACCG GAAGTTGATTGGAGCACAACACTTCAACAAAGGATACAAAGCCTTTGGTAACGTCTCACAATCAATGGAATCAGCCCGAGACTTCCAAGGCCATGGGTCCCACACCCTCTCCACCGCCGGCGGCAACATCGTCGAACGAGCCACCATCAACGGCATCCTCGTCG GGACTGCAAAAGGTGGATCACCTCGAGCTCGAGTAGCCTCCTACAAAGTCTGCTGGACCCCACTCCCCTCCGGCGGGTGTTTCGACTCCGACATCTTAGCCGCCTTCGACATGGCGGTTCACGACGGCGTTGACGTCATCTCTTTATCCGTGGGTGGCGACCCGGTTGACTATTTCAGTGATGGGATTGCAATCGGGTCTTTCCATGCGGTTCAAAACGGTGTCGTTGTTGTCTGTTCTGCGGGTAATTCCGGGCCTAATCCGGGCACGGTTTCGAATGTTGCTCCATGGTTGATTACTGTTGGTGCTTCTACTATGGATAGGGAGTTTCCTTCgtttgttgaacttggtgatgggAGTCGATTTAAGGGGTTGAGTTTGTCTGCTGCATTGCCGAATGATACGATGTATCCATTGATTTCTGCTGCTGATGCTAGACTCGCCAATGCAAATGCAAGTGACGC ACTTCTTTGCAGGCCCGGTACGTTGGACTCGAACAAGGTGACAGGCAAGATCTTGGTGTGCCTTCGGGGAGACACGGCGAGGATTGACAAGGGCCGGCAAGCCAAGCTCGCCGGTGCCGTTGGCATGATTCTCTGCAACGACAAACCTAACGGAAACCAAACTGCAGCTGACATTCATATTCTGCCTGCTTCACATATCAGTTATCAAGATGGAGTATCTGTCTTCAAATACATCAATTCCACACA CGCGCCCATGGGTTACTTCACTGCTCCGAAACCAAGCTATGGTGTCAAACCTGCTCCCCAAATGGCCATCTTCTCTTCTGTTGGGCCGAACCCGGTTACACCCGAGTTTCTGAAG CCTGATATAACAGCACCAGGTGTGGATGTTATTGCTGCATACAGTCAAGCAGTAAGTCCAACCGAGCAACCTTACGATCATCGCATAAGTTATTACATGATAGATTCCGGCACATCCATGTCTTGTCCCCATGTTTCCGGCATTGCTGGTCTTCTTAAGACAGTTCACCCTACTTGGAGCCCTGCTGCCATCAGATCTGCTATAATGACTACTG CTAAAACACGAGACAACACGAACAACCCAATGGAAGACGCAGAGTTCTTCAAGGGAACACCCTTCAATTACGGTGCAGGACACGTGCGACCTAACCGTGTCATGGATCCAGGACTAGTCTATGACTTAACCCCAACAGATTACCTTCACTTCTTATGTGCAATTGGCTACAACAAAACCAAAATCGATGCTTTCTACAACGGTCACCACAAATGTTCAAACTCAAACTCTAACAGAAACAGCATTCTGAACTTGAACTACCCTTCAATTACAGTCCCAAATCTATCTGAAACTGTTACTGTTACAAGGACTGTTACAAATGTTGGGTCTGCAGGAACATATTTTGCTCGTGTTCGTCAACCGTCAGGTGTTTCAGTTACTGTTAGGCCAAATCTGTTGAGGTTTGGGAGAGTTGGTGAGAAG